From a region of the Rhipicephalus microplus isolate Deutch F79 chromosome X, USDA_Rmic, whole genome shotgun sequence genome:
- the LOC142775890 gene encoding uncharacterized protein LOC142775890 — MVPAPLHRFSVGALLGNFQCSFQTPLVPGFTLERRSWQLAAVPLTVQDAVQKAVLVLFVAPTVMLIPSWLQVRVQASTAVLGCPWQLSARLGNAPVRTREARHVPPPDIESAPVDCTN, encoded by the exons ATGGTGCCTGCCCCTCTGCACCGCTTCAGTGTAGGTGCTCTTTTGGGCAACTTTCAGT GTTCCTTCCAGACCCCACTGGTCCCTGGATTCACTTTAGAGCGACGTTCCTGGCAGCTGGCTGCTGTTCCTCTCACTGTACAAGATGCTGTCCAGAAAGCTGTCCTGGTTCTGTTTGTGGCACCCACCGTGATGCTGATCCCGTCGTGGCTCCAGGTGCGAGTCCAGGCGTCAACTGCCGTGCTGGGATGTCCCTGGCAGTTATCCGCTAGGCTGGGCAACGCCCCGGTGCGGACTCGGGAAGCACGACACGTCCCGCCTCCTGATATTGAGAGCGCCCCGGTTGACTGCACCAATTGA